In Gemmatimonadetes bacterium T265, one DNA window encodes the following:
- a CDS encoding dihydrodipicolinate synthase family protein, with the protein MSLSLTGVYAPAVTPFDADGALDADAFRRNVRAHRAAGLAGVVTAGSSGEAALLEDDERVRLAEWARDELGADGTVIAGVGGESTRGTVRRARDAARAGADGVLVVAPHYYARRMDDDALRAHYTVVADASPLPVLLYNIPVYAHFALSPELVAELAAHPNVAGMKDSAGDLPMLERYLASQGPTFRVLTGHAGTFATALALGVSGGILAAALFAPGVVLPVVEAHARGDAEATRAAQDRLTPLGRDVVAAYGPAGLKCALDLVGLAGAAPRAPLLPCTDAERDVIAERLAAAGVAVCGVA; encoded by the coding sequence ATGTCGCTCTCCCTCACCGGCGTCTACGCGCCGGCCGTGACCCCGTTCGACGCCGACGGGGCGCTCGACGCCGACGCATTCCGGCGCAACGTGCGCGCGCACCGCGCGGCGGGCCTCGCCGGCGTCGTGACGGCCGGCTCGAGCGGTGAAGCGGCGTTGTTGGAGGACGACGAGCGGGTACGGCTTGCGGAGTGGGCGCGCGACGAACTCGGGGCGGACGGCACCGTGATCGCCGGCGTGGGCGGCGAGAGCACGCGCGGGACGGTGCGGCGCGCGCGAGACGCGGCGCGGGCCGGGGCGGACGGGGTGCTCGTCGTCGCCCCGCACTACTACGCGCGGCGGATGGATGACGACGCGTTACGGGCTCACTACACCGTGGTGGCCGACGCGAGTCCGCTGCCGGTACTCCTCTACAACATCCCGGTCTACGCGCACTTCGCCCTGTCGCCGGAGCTGGTCGCCGAGCTGGCGGCGCATCCCAACGTGGCGGGGATGAAGGACAGCGCGGGCGACCTGCCGATGCTCGAACGCTACCTCGCGAGCCAGGGGCCGACGTTCCGCGTGCTCACGGGGCACGCGGGGACGTTCGCGACCGCGCTCGCGCTCGGCGTGAGCGGCGGGATCCTCGCGGCGGCGCTGTTCGCGCCGGGTGTCGTGCTGCCGGTCGTCGAGGCACACGCGCGTGGGGACGCCGAGGCGACGCGGGCGGCACAGGACCGACTCACGCCGCTCGGGCGCGACGTGGTCGCGGCGTACGGGCCCGCGGGGCTCAAGTGCGCGCTCGACTTGGTCGGACTCGCGGGTGCGGCGCCGCGTGCGCCGCTGCTGCCGTGTACGGACGCGGAGCGGGACGTCATCGCGGAGCGGCTCGCGGCGGCGGGGGTCGCGGTCTGCGGAGTCGCGTGA
- a CDS encoding twitching motility protein PilT — translation MDAILRAAVERGASDLHVKAGDVLRARVDGRLVPLTRQPLTAEQTRSIAQRLLPGEAERATLDALTDYDCAYAVAGVGRFRVNIMRQRGAFSAVLRLIPHEVPTLDVLGLPASVARIAEAERGMVLVTGVTGSGKSSTLAAMIRHVNARCEKHILTLENPVEFLHADLKGSVTQREVGVDTESFRSGLRAALRQDPDVILIGEMRDAETVDTALKAAETGHLLLSTLHTPDAQSTVLRTVAMFAAAEQAVVRMRLAESLHAVVSQRLLPRASGKGRVVAAEIMVVTPAIRDLVVEGRVGEVRELIEEGQQYGMQTFDQHLAELVRGGAVAYDVALAAATRPADFALQFRMLHAAGVPAAGGAVSGPTPSGVVAPAAAPVVAGAGAPSVAGLPAAGAFDFLHG, via the coding sequence ATGGACGCCATCCTCCGCGCCGCCGTCGAGCGGGGCGCGTCCGACCTCCACGTCAAGGCGGGCGACGTGCTCCGCGCCCGCGTCGACGGGCGCCTCGTGCCGCTGACGCGCCAGCCGCTCACGGCGGAGCAGACGCGGTCCATCGCGCAGCGGCTGCTGCCGGGTGAGGCGGAGCGCGCGACGCTCGACGCGCTCACCGACTACGACTGTGCGTACGCGGTGGCGGGGGTGGGGCGGTTCCGCGTCAACATCATGCGGCAGCGCGGTGCGTTCTCGGCGGTGCTCCGGCTCATTCCGCACGAAGTCCCGACGCTCGACGTGTTAGGCCTGCCGGCGTCGGTGGCGCGGATCGCCGAGGCGGAGCGTGGGATGGTGCTCGTGACGGGTGTAACCGGCTCGGGGAAGTCGAGCACGCTCGCGGCGATGATCCGGCACGTGAACGCGCGCTGCGAGAAGCACATCCTCACGCTCGAGAACCCGGTGGAGTTCCTGCACGCGGACCTCAAGGGGAGCGTGACGCAGCGCGAGGTGGGCGTCGATACGGAGAGCTTCCGCTCGGGGCTGCGGGCCGCGCTGCGGCAGGACCCGGACGTGATCCTCATCGGTGAGATGCGCGACGCGGAGACGGTGGACACGGCGCTCAAGGCAGCCGAGACGGGGCACCTGCTGCTGTCGACCCTGCACACGCCGGACGCGCAGAGCACGGTGCTGCGCACGGTGGCGATGTTCGCGGCGGCCGAGCAGGCGGTGGTGCGGATGCGGCTCGCGGAGTCGCTGCACGCGGTCGTGTCGCAGCGGCTCCTGCCGCGCGCGTCGGGGAAGGGGCGCGTCGTCGCCGCGGAGATCATGGTCGTCACGCCGGCAATCCGCGACCTCGTCGTGGAAGGGCGCGTGGGCGAAGTGCGCGAGTTGATCGAGGAGGGGCAGCAGTACGGGATGCAGACGTTCGACCAGCACCTGGCGGAGCTCGTGCGCGGCGGCGCGGTGGCGTACGACGTCGCGCTCGCCGCGGCGACGCGGCCGGCCGACTTCGCGCTGCAGTTCCGGATGCTGCACGCGGCGGGTGTGCCCGCGGCGGGGGGCGCGGTGTCGGGGCCGACCCCGTCGGGGGTCGTCGCGCCTGCGGCCGCTCCGGTCGTCGCGGGCGCGGGGGCACCGTCGGTCGCCGGCTTGCCCGCCGCCGGCGCGTTCGACTTCTTGCACGGCTGA
- a CDS encoding phosphoglycerate dehydrogenase: MTRVPPARAGRRLVVDLNARARRWALDEESADRLRDAAPAGWSVEIVATPAISDGDGGVSVAPELAAAVREAEVYFGFGISEALLDTAPVLRWVQSAAAGVGSLPRAALAARDIKLTNAAGVMAIPIAEHVVGGVLHFLRGFDVAVAQQRAATWDRAPWVQPREGGRDARPRELGECRVVIVGVRGIGAAVAARCAAFGATCVGVRRDASGGAPPGFARVVAADALDAVLGEADVLVLAAPATAATRGLLDRRRIGLLPTGAIVANAGRGSLVDEPALTEALGAGRLRGAVLDVFAEEPLPAASPLWGLANVLITPHVSATSPGRFWSRMLPLFLDNWTRWDRGAPLRNVVDLEAGY; encoded by the coding sequence ATGACGCGCGTGCCTCCCGCGCGCGCGGGACGGCGGCTCGTCGTGGACCTGAACGCGCGGGCGCGGCGCTGGGCGCTCGACGAAGAGTCGGCCGACCGCTTGCGCGACGCGGCACCGGCGGGGTGGTCCGTCGAGATCGTGGCGACGCCGGCGATCTCCGACGGTGACGGCGGCGTGTCGGTCGCGCCGGAACTCGCGGCGGCGGTTCGCGAGGCGGAGGTCTACTTCGGGTTCGGGATCTCCGAGGCGCTGCTCGACACGGCGCCGGTGCTGCGGTGGGTGCAGAGTGCCGCGGCCGGCGTGGGATCGCTTCCCCGCGCCGCGCTCGCGGCCCGCGACATCAAGCTCACCAACGCGGCCGGCGTGATGGCGATCCCGATTGCCGAACACGTCGTCGGGGGCGTCCTGCACTTCCTGCGCGGCTTCGACGTGGCCGTGGCGCAGCAGCGCGCCGCGACGTGGGACCGGGCCCCGTGGGTGCAGCCGCGCGAGGGCGGACGCGACGCGCGACCGCGCGAGCTGGGCGAGTGCCGCGTCGTCATCGTCGGCGTGCGCGGGATCGGCGCGGCGGTGGCCGCGCGGTGTGCCGCGTTCGGCGCGACGTGCGTCGGCGTGCGGCGGGACGCGAGCGGGGGAGCGCCGCCCGGGTTCGCGCGCGTGGTCGCGGCCGACGCCCTCGACGCGGTGCTCGGCGAGGCGGACGTGCTCGTGCTCGCGGCACCGGCGACGGCAGCGACCCGCGGGCTGCTCGATCGGCGACGGATCGGGTTGCTGCCCACGGGCGCGATCGTCGCGAACGCCGGTCGTGGCTCGCTCGTCGACGAGCCCGCACTAACCGAGGCGCTCGGCGCGGGCCGGTTGCGCGGGGCGGTGCTGGACGTCTTCGCCGAGGAGCCGTTGCCGGCCGCCAGCCCGCTGTGGGGATTGGCGAACGTGCTGATCACGCCGCACGTGTCGGCGACGTCGCCGGGGCGGTTCTGGTCGCGCATGCTGCCGCTCTTTCTCGACAACTGGACGCGCTGGGACCGCGGCGCGCCGCTCCGGAACGTCGTCGACCTCGAGGCCGGGTACTGA
- the trpS gene encoding tryptophan--tRNA ligase, whose translation MSQIYSGIQPSGELHIGNYLGAVQNWVRLQREHAGAIFCIVDYHALTGSYDPDALRRRTFEMALSLLAAGIDPARATLYRQSAVPEHTELAWVFNTLTPLGELERQTQYKDKASRQESVVVGILTYPVLQAADILLYRADAVPVGEDQVQHLELSREIARKWNTRFAPEDRPYFPEPKPLLTPTRRIMGLDGQAKMSKSMGNTIGLMESSDAIWEKLRPAVTDPARVRKTDPGTPEVCNIYHLHKAFSPAPVVDEVAEKCRTAGWGCIACKQALFEHMEQELVPIRGRAAALRADPGLVTDALDEGAERCRGIARETMGEVRTAMGLR comes from the coding sequence ATGTCACAGATCTACAGCGGGATCCAGCCGTCGGGCGAACTGCACATCGGGAACTACCTCGGCGCGGTGCAGAACTGGGTGCGGCTGCAGCGGGAGCACGCCGGCGCGATCTTCTGCATCGTCGACTACCACGCGTTGACCGGGAGCTACGACCCCGACGCGCTCCGGCGTCGCACGTTCGAGATGGCCTTGTCGCTGCTCGCGGCGGGGATCGATCCGGCGCGCGCGACGCTGTATCGCCAGAGCGCCGTGCCCGAACATACCGAGCTGGCCTGGGTGTTCAACACGCTCACGCCACTCGGCGAGTTGGAGCGCCAGACGCAATACAAGGACAAGGCGTCGCGGCAGGAAAGTGTGGTTGTCGGGATCCTGACGTACCCGGTGCTTCAGGCCGCGGACATCCTGCTCTACCGCGCAGATGCGGTGCCGGTCGGGGAGGACCAGGTGCAGCACCTCGAGCTCTCACGCGAGATCGCGCGGAAGTGGAACACGCGCTTCGCCCCCGAGGACCGGCCCTACTTCCCCGAGCCCAAGCCCTTGCTCACGCCCACGCGGCGCATCATGGGGCTCGACGGGCAGGCGAAGATGTCGAAGTCGATGGGCAACACGATCGGGCTGATGGAGTCGTCGGATGCGATCTGGGAGAAGCTGCGCCCTGCGGTGACCGACCCGGCGCGCGTGCGCAAGACGGACCCGGGGACGCCCGAGGTGTGCAACATCTACCACCTGCACAAGGCGTTTTCTCCGGCGCCCGTCGTCGACGAGGTGGCGGAGAAGTGCCGCACCGCGGGCTGGGGGTGCATCGCGTGCAAGCAGGCGCTGTTCGAGCACATGGAGCAGGAACTCGTCCCGATCCGCGGGCGCGCGGCTGCGCTGCGGGCGGACCCGGGGCTGGTGACCGACGCGCTCGACGAGGGCGCCGAGCGCTGCCGCGGGATCGCGCGGGAGACGATGGGTGAGGTGCGAACGGCGATGGGGCTGCGGTAA
- the suhB gene encoding inositol monophosphatase, with product MRASYKGVPPAPERPYDPPMPTTSADPPATLDLVALDRLMRHAAARAAAFIADRAATRGTLTWEHKGPADFVSEVDVGAEQRIREALLVAYPDAHFVGEESYDPSAGLGPGLGFVADPLDGTTNFLHGFPWYAVSIGATFAGTPIAGVVHNAATGEVFSATHGGGAVRRTRPDAAPEPIAVSSTADPARALIGTGFPFKNHEEIPAYSRQFAVVTRATAGIRRAGSAALDLCDVACGRFDAFWELNLSPWDLAAGLVIIREAGGVVTTPTGAEATVSHNGLCTGSPAMHRWLLDVLQSA from the coding sequence ATGCGCGCAAGCTACAAGGGCGTTCCACCCGCGCCCGAGCGCCCCTACGATCCCCCAATGCCGACCACGTCCGCCGATCCTCCCGCGACGCTCGACCTCGTCGCCCTCGACCGCCTGATGCGCCACGCCGCCGCGCGCGCCGCGGCGTTCATCGCCGATCGCGCCGCGACGCGCGGCACGCTGACGTGGGAACACAAAGGCCCCGCCGACTTCGTGAGCGAGGTCGACGTCGGCGCCGAACAGCGCATCCGCGAGGCCCTGCTCGTCGCCTACCCCGACGCGCATTTCGTCGGCGAGGAGTCCTACGATCCTTCGGCGGGGCTCGGCCCCGGCCTCGGTTTCGTCGCCGACCCGCTGGACGGTACGACCAACTTCCTGCACGGCTTTCCGTGGTACGCCGTCTCGATCGGCGCCACCTTCGCCGGCACCCCAATCGCGGGCGTCGTCCACAACGCCGCCACGGGCGAAGTCTTCTCCGCCACGCACGGCGGCGGCGCGGTCCGCCGCACCCGCCCGGACGCCGCCCCCGAGCCGATCGCGGTCTCCAGCACGGCCGACCCCGCGCGCGCCCTCATTGGCACCGGCTTCCCCTTCAAGAACCACGAAGAGATTCCCGCCTACAGCCGCCAGTTCGCCGTGGTCACCCGCGCCACCGCGGGCATCCGCCGCGCCGGCTCCGCCGCCCTCGACCTGTGCGACGTCGCGTGCGGCCGCTTCGACGCCTTCTGGGAGCTCAACCTCTCCCCCTGGGACCTCGCGGCCGGACTCGTCATCATCCGCGAGGCCGGCGGCGTCGTCACGACCCCGACCGGCGCCGAGGCCACCGTGAGCCACAACGGCCTCTGCACCGGCTCCCCCGCCATGCACCGGTGGCTTCTCGACGTACTCCAATCGGCCTAA
- a CDS encoding glutamate formiminotransferase has product MSERSALCRAARRPTPIRPNPSVHHLVECVPNFSEGRRPDVVAALRDAIGATPGTHVLDASADRSHHRSVITFVADPAHAADAAFAAVAAARAAIDLRTHTGVHPRIGAADVVPFVPLPEHGTTMADCAALAHALGTRVARELAIPVYYYERAALRPGRANLADVRRGGFERLAAEIATSPERAPDAGTARVHPTAGAVAIGARPLLVAFNVYLGPAANLPIAKAVARAVRESSGGLPGVKALGLAVDDQAQVSMNLVDLDRTTLADAFARVEAEAAARGVAVTWSELIGLLPERALAGTTPDRLRLRDFDERRILERRLARLGARVTNA; this is encoded by the coding sequence GTGAGCGAGCGAAGCGCCCTGTGCCGGGCCGCCCGGCGCCCCACACCGATCCGTCCCAACCCCTCAGTGCACCACCTCGTCGAGTGCGTCCCCAACTTCAGCGAGGGCCGCCGCCCCGACGTCGTCGCCGCCCTCCGCGACGCGATCGGCGCGACCCCCGGCACGCACGTCCTCGACGCCTCCGCCGACCGCTCCCACCACCGCAGCGTGATCACCTTCGTCGCCGACCCCGCCCACGCCGCCGACGCCGCGTTCGCCGCCGTCGCCGCGGCGCGCGCCGCCATCGACCTCCGCACGCACACCGGCGTCCACCCCCGCATCGGCGCGGCCGACGTCGTGCCCTTTGTGCCGCTCCCCGAGCACGGCACGACGATGGCCGACTGCGCCGCGCTCGCCCACGCGTTAGGCACCCGCGTCGCCCGCGAGCTCGCGATCCCGGTCTACTACTACGAGCGCGCCGCCCTCCGCCCCGGCCGCGCCAACCTCGCCGACGTCCGCCGCGGCGGCTTCGAACGCCTCGCGGCCGAGATCGCGACCAGCCCCGAGCGCGCGCCCGACGCCGGTACGGCCCGCGTCCACCCGACCGCCGGCGCCGTCGCGATCGGCGCCCGCCCCCTCCTCGTCGCCTTCAACGTCTACCTCGGCCCCGCGGCCAACCTCCCGATCGCGAAGGCGGTCGCCCGCGCCGTACGCGAGTCCTCCGGCGGACTGCCCGGCGTGAAGGCGCTCGGCCTCGCCGTCGACGACCAGGCCCAAGTCTCGATGAATCTCGTCGACCTCGACCGCACGACGCTCGCGGACGCGTTTGCCCGGGTCGAGGCCGAGGCCGCGGCGCGCGGCGTCGCCGTCACGTGGAGCGAGCTGATCGGCCTCCTTCCCGAGCGCGCCCTCGCCGGCACGACCCCGGACCGCCTCCGCCTCCGCGACTTCGACGAGCGCCGGATCCTCGAACGCCGCCTCGCCCGCCTCGGCGCGCGCGTGACGAACGCCTAA
- the map1 gene encoding methionine aminopeptidase has protein sequence MTTTASARGGIQLKSTRELDVMQAGGRILAATLAVLAAAVRPGVTTGELDRVGEEFIRSHPGATPSFKGLYGFPGSVLTSINQEIVHGIPSRKRVLAEGDIVSLDTGVKYEGMYTDSAVTVAVGAISAADQRLLDVTRDALAAGIAAAQFGNHVGDIGHAVQTVVERAGLNVVRELVGHGVGRGPHEDPQVPNHGKPKRGAKLVPGLTIAIEPMVNAGKAGTRTLSDKWTVVTIDGKRSAHFEHTVAITEQGPRILTLGAGPAGVAAAALGLG, from the coding sequence GTGACGACGACCGCGTCGGCGCGCGGCGGGATCCAGCTCAAGAGCACACGGGAGCTGGACGTCATGCAGGCGGGCGGGCGCATCCTCGCGGCCACGCTCGCCGTGCTCGCGGCCGCGGTCCGGCCGGGCGTGACGACGGGGGAGCTGGACCGGGTCGGCGAGGAGTTCATCCGCTCGCACCCGGGCGCGACGCCGTCGTTCAAGGGCCTCTACGGGTTCCCGGGCAGCGTGCTGACCTCGATCAACCAGGAGATCGTGCACGGCATCCCGTCGCGCAAGCGCGTGCTCGCGGAGGGCGACATCGTCTCGCTCGACACGGGGGTGAAGTACGAGGGGATGTACACGGATTCCGCGGTGACCGTGGCCGTGGGGGCGATCTCGGCGGCCGACCAGCGCCTGCTCGACGTGACGCGGGACGCGCTCGCGGCGGGGATCGCGGCGGCGCAGTTCGGCAACCACGTCGGGGACATCGGGCACGCGGTGCAGACGGTGGTCGAGCGCGCGGGGCTCAACGTCGTGCGCGAGCTCGTCGGGCACGGCGTGGGCCGCGGGCCGCACGAGGACCCGCAGGTGCCCAACCACGGGAAGCCGAAGCGCGGCGCGAAGCTCGTCCCCGGCCTCACGATCGCGATCGAGCCGATGGTGAACGCGGGCAAGGCGGGCACGCGCACGCTCTCCGACAAGTGGACGGTGGTCACGATCGACGGCAAGCGCTCGGCGCACTTCGAGCACACGGTCGCGATCACGGAGCAGGGGCCGCGGATCCTGACGCTCGGGGCCGGGCCGGCTGGCGTCGCGGCGGCCGCGCTCGGTCTGGGGTAG
- a CDS encoding adenylate kinase, translating into MIVVLFGKPGAGKGTQAPRLAEALGARILATGDVLRAALQAGTPLGLEAKRYMESGQLVPDPVILGIVKEALAAPEFGGGAVLDGVVRTVPQADGLSRVLAELGRAIDAVLVFDIDDEAIVRRTSARVVCDKTQQPFTGLEPGTHCPACADGMLVRRPDDEPAAVRTRLDVYRAQTLPVLAWYAQDGVAVRTIDAVGEVDEVTDRALRALGVGVA; encoded by the coding sequence ATGATCGTCGTACTGTTCGGGAAGCCGGGGGCGGGGAAGGGGACGCAGGCGCCGCGGCTGGCCGAGGCGTTGGGCGCCCGGATCCTCGCGACCGGCGACGTGTTGCGGGCGGCGCTGCAGGCCGGGACCCCGCTCGGGCTCGAGGCGAAGCGCTACATGGAGTCGGGGCAGCTCGTGCCCGACCCGGTCATTCTCGGGATCGTCAAGGAGGCGCTCGCCGCGCCGGAGTTCGGAGGCGGCGCGGTGCTCGACGGGGTCGTGCGCACGGTGCCGCAGGCCGACGGCCTCTCGCGCGTGCTCGCGGAGCTCGGGCGCGCGATCGACGCGGTGCTCGTCTTCGACATCGACGACGAGGCGATCGTGCGGCGCACGTCGGCGCGCGTGGTCTGCGACAAGACGCAGCAGCCGTTCACGGGACTCGAGCCGGGGACGCACTGCCCGGCGTGCGCGGACGGGATGCTCGTGCGCCGCCCCGACGACGAACCGGCCGCGGTACGCACGCGGCTCGACGTGTACCGCGCGCAGACCCTGCCGGTGCTCGCGTGGTACGCGCAGGACGGCGTCGCGGTCCGGACGATCGACGCGGTGGGGGAGGTGGACGAGGTGACGGACCGGGCGCTCCGGGCGTTAGGCGTCGGGGTCGCGTGA
- the secY gene encoding protein translocase subunit SecY, whose protein sequence is MAQSNPAEALTNIYKTPELWQKIVFTFVCLLVYRAGAHVTVPGVDVQAITDYFASQRGGNGLLGLYDLFVGGGLSRATVFALGIMPYISSSIFVQIAGAVVPQVDKMQKDEEGRKKLTQWSRYLTVGLAVVQGYGFALFTQGLPGAVARPGFFSFVLPMVLVLTAGAVFVMWLGEQITERGLGNGASLLIFFSIVERFWPGILDTFRFVSTGAVAPLALLVLGLVMVAVVAGVVAITVAARRVMVQIPQRTMAKGRMREAAKNFIPLRINTAGVMPIIFAQSVIVVPGALGQFSNAPWAKSMAEYLAPGTWLYFVLSAILIVVFTYFYTSIIFNPVDLAENLKKQGGFVPGVRPGAKTAEYIEQVVERITFPGAIFLTAIALLPALIIKLINVPFQFGGTSLLIVVGVALDTMTQMQQHLLLRKYDGFMKKGRVRSRGVAPGGAF, encoded by the coding sequence GTGGCCCAGTCCAACCCCGCCGAGGCGCTCACCAACATCTACAAGACGCCCGAGCTCTGGCAGAAGATCGTCTTCACGTTCGTCTGCCTGCTGGTGTACCGCGCGGGCGCGCACGTGACCGTCCCGGGCGTCGACGTCCAGGCGATCACGGACTACTTCGCGAGCCAGCGCGGCGGCAACGGGCTGCTCGGGCTCTACGACCTGTTCGTCGGCGGCGGCCTGTCGCGCGCGACGGTGTTCGCGTTAGGCATCATGCCCTACATCTCGTCGAGCATCTTCGTGCAGATCGCCGGCGCGGTGGTGCCGCAGGTCGACAAGATGCAGAAGGACGAGGAGGGGCGGAAGAAGCTGACGCAGTGGTCGCGCTACCTGACCGTCGGGCTCGCGGTGGTGCAGGGCTACGGGTTCGCGCTGTTCACGCAGGGGCTCCCCGGCGCGGTCGCGCGCCCCGGCTTCTTCTCGTTCGTGCTGCCGATGGTGCTCGTGCTCACCGCGGGCGCGGTGTTCGTGATGTGGCTCGGCGAGCAGATCACGGAGCGCGGGCTCGGGAACGGCGCGTCCCTGCTCATCTTCTTCTCGATCGTCGAGCGCTTCTGGCCCGGGATCCTCGACACGTTTCGCTTCGTGTCGACGGGCGCGGTCGCGCCGCTCGCCCTGCTGGTGCTCGGCCTCGTGATGGTCGCGGTGGTGGCCGGGGTCGTCGCGATCACGGTCGCGGCGCGCCGCGTGATGGTCCAGATTCCGCAGCGCACGATGGCCAAGGGGCGGATGCGCGAGGCGGCGAAGAACTTCATCCCGCTGCGCATTAATACGGCGGGGGTGATGCCGATCATCTTCGCGCAGAGCGTGATCGTCGTGCCGGGGGCGCTCGGCCAGTTCAGCAACGCGCCGTGGGCGAAGAGCATGGCCGAGTACCTGGCGCCCGGGACGTGGCTCTACTTCGTCCTGTCGGCGATCCTGATCGTCGTGTTCACGTACTTCTACACGTCGATCATCTTCAACCCGGTCGACCTCGCCGAGAACCTGAAGAAGCAGGGCGGGTTCGTGCCCGGCGTGCGCCCGGGGGCGAAGACGGCGGAGTACATCGAGCAGGTGGTCGAGCGGATCACCTTCCCTGGCGCCATCTTCCTGACCGCGATCGCGCTGTTGCCGGCGCTCATCATCAAGCTCATCAACGTCCCCTTCCAGTTCGGCGGCACGTCGCTGCTGATCGTGGTCGGCGTGGCGCTCGACACGATGACGCAGATGCAGCAGCACCTGCTGCTCCGGAAGTACGACGGGTTCATGAAGAAGGGGCGCGTGCGCTCGCGCGGCGTCGCCCCGGGCGGCGCGTTCTGA
- the rplO gene encoding 50S ribosomal protein L15 → MAETNTADVAGLLPMGKIGLHNLSPAPASHRARKRLGRGPGSGTGKTSGKGHKGSMARAGHGGPGGGKPGFEGGQMPLTRRLPKKGFNNTQFRTENQRVRLGDLAQIAQLAGGGEVTMDTLVQAGVVRANRGPAKVLSNGEIDTAVTVRGLKVSEGARAKIEAAGGRVEE, encoded by the coding sequence ATGGCTGAGACCAACACGGCCGACGTGGCCGGCCTGCTGCCGATGGGGAAGATCGGCCTGCACAACCTCTCGCCGGCGCCGGCGTCGCACCGGGCGCGCAAGCGCCTCGGCCGCGGCCCGGGGTCGGGGACGGGCAAGACGTCCGGCAAGGGGCACAAGGGCTCGATGGCGCGCGCGGGGCACGGCGGCCCGGGCGGCGGCAAGCCCGGCTTCGAGGGCGGGCAGATGCCGCTCACGCGCCGGCTGCCGAAGAAGGGCTTCAATAACACGCAGTTCCGCACCGAGAACCAGCGCGTGCGGCTCGGCGACCTCGCGCAGATCGCGCAGCTCGCGGGCGGCGGCGAGGTCACGATGGACACGCTCGTCCAGGCGGGCGTGGTCCGCGCGAACCGCGGGCCGGCCAAGGTGCTCTCGAACGGCGAGATCGACACCGCCGTGACCGTGCGCGGGCTCAAGGTGAGCGAGGGCGCGCGGGCGAAGATCGAAGCGGCCGGCGGCCGCGTCGAGGAGTAG
- the rplR gene encoding 50S ribosomal protein L18, with the protein MPRIPIPKTRQELRKRRHLRVRKALSGTAERPRLVVFRSLKHITAQVVDDTTGRTLFTVTDIKFEGKKSDKSAQVGRQVAERAKAAGITRVVFDRAGYQYHGRVKAVADGAREGGLEF; encoded by the coding sequence ATGCCGAGGATCCCGATTCCCAAGACGCGCCAGGAGCTGCGCAAGCGGCGGCACCTGCGCGTGCGGAAGGCGTTGAGCGGCACCGCCGAGCGTCCACGCCTGGTCGTGTTCCGTTCGTTGAAGCACATCACCGCGCAGGTCGTCGACGATACGACCGGGCGCACGCTCTTCACCGTCACGGACATCAAGTTCGAGGGGAAGAAGAGCGACAAGAGCGCGCAGGTCGGCCGTCAGGTCGCCGAGCGGGCGAAGGCGGCCGGCATTACGCGCGTGGTGTTCGACCGCGCCGGCTACCAGTACCACGGCCGCGTGAAGGCGGTGGCCGACGGCGCCCGCGAGGGCGGGTTGGAGTTCTAA
- the rplF gene encoding 50S ribosomal protein L6 yields the protein MSRIGKMPVSMPNGVTVSQQGNRITVKGPRGELSRTLPQVITVSQEEGRLVVTRPSEDPQHKALHGLTRSLVNNMVEGVTKGFQKTLEIVGVGYKAETRPYGLQLALGFSHPIEYRAPTGIKLTATNPTTVVIDGADKEVVGQVAAEIRSLRPPEPYKGKGVKYQGETVRRKAGKAGKAGGK from the coding sequence ATGTCGCGTATCGGCAAGATGCCCGTGAGCATGCCTAACGGCGTCACGGTGTCGCAGCAGGGGAACCGGATCACGGTCAAGGGGCCGCGCGGGGAGCTCTCGCGCACGCTGCCGCAGGTAATCACGGTGTCGCAGGAGGAGGGGCGGCTCGTCGTGACCCGCCCGTCGGAGGACCCGCAGCACAAGGCGCTCCACGGCCTCACGCGCTCGCTCGTGAACAACATGGTCGAGGGCGTGACGAAGGGCTTCCAGAAAACGCTCGAGATCGTCGGCGTCGGCTACAAGGCGGAGACGCGCCCCTACGGGCTGCAGCTCGCGCTCGGCTTCTCGCACCCGATCGAGTACCGCGCGCCGACGGGCATCAAGCTCACGGCGACGAACCCGACCACGGTCGTGATCGACGGGGCGGACAAGGAAGTCGTGGGGCAGGTGGCGGCCGAGATCCGGTCGCTGCGGCCGCCGGAGCCGTACAAGGGCAAGGGCGTCAAGTACCAGGGCGAAACGGTTCGTCGCAAGGCCGGTAAGGCCGGCAAGGCCGGAGGGAAGTAA